Proteins encoded together in one Aminipila butyrica window:
- a CDS encoding ABC transporter ATP-binding protein, whose protein sequence is MVRLKKVSYCYEGSEKPSLCACSLNVSKGEFVLLCGKSGCGKTTLTKLLNGIIPSQTEGMLSGHVYIDKQDITEQPIWKTSLSVGSVFQNPKTQFFNLDTTSELVFGIENMGLPQEQMASRLEHVLMEYRLESLVNKSVFELSGGEKQKIAIASAYMGNPDVYVLDEPSANLDQEEIHRLKTLLRQLKRAGKTVIIAEHRVWYLAELLDRAVYMENGKIVREWTNKQFSALGTKERANYGLRSIQPVTLLTAENGEPDNSGLRINNVQIKRNQKLLWKDLSFYAPKGKAIAIVGRNGAGKTTLAQVLCGLRSCKHGNIYLNGKPMTAKALRQNSFLIMQDVNHQLFAESVLSEAKLGNDVAGEAAMSVLAQMQLDSFAEMHPMALSGGQKQRLAVVDGCLCQKSILIFDEPTSGLDLDNMERVSHMIQGLAAQGKIVIVITHDIEFINHLGAEIIS, encoded by the coding sequence ATGGTGCGATTAAAAAAAGTCTCTTATTGCTATGAGGGGAGCGAAAAACCAAGTCTTTGTGCCTGCTCGTTAAATGTCTCCAAAGGAGAGTTCGTTTTACTTTGTGGAAAGAGTGGCTGCGGAAAAACTACTTTGACAAAACTGCTTAATGGCATAATTCCTTCACAGACAGAGGGAATGTTGTCAGGGCATGTCTATATTGACAAACAGGATATTACAGAGCAGCCAATATGGAAGACTTCTCTATCGGTAGGTTCTGTCTTTCAAAATCCGAAGACACAGTTTTTTAATTTAGATACAACAAGTGAACTGGTCTTTGGAATCGAGAATATGGGACTGCCGCAGGAGCAGATGGCATCTCGTTTGGAGCATGTGCTTATGGAATATAGACTTGAAAGTCTGGTGAACAAAAGCGTTTTTGAGTTATCAGGAGGGGAAAAGCAGAAAATTGCCATTGCCTCTGCTTATATGGGAAACCCTGATGTCTACGTGTTGGATGAGCCCTCGGCTAATCTGGATCAGGAGGAAATTCACCGTTTGAAAACACTACTCCGTCAGCTAAAGCGGGCGGGGAAAACCGTCATTATTGCCGAGCATCGTGTATGGTATTTGGCGGAATTATTGGATCGTGCTGTTTATATGGAGAATGGTAAAATCGTCAGGGAATGGACAAATAAGCAATTCAGTGCACTTGGCACAAAGGAGCGCGCTAACTATGGGCTTCGCTCGATACAACCGGTGACCCTTTTGACTGCTGAAAATGGAGAGCCTGATAACAGTGGTCTGAGAATCAATAATGTGCAAATAAAACGAAATCAAAAGCTGCTGTGGAAGGACCTTTCCTTTTATGCGCCAAAGGGAAAAGCAATCGCGATTGTTGGCCGAAACGGAGCCGGTAAAACTACATTGGCACAGGTGCTGTGCGGATTGCGTTCCTGCAAACATGGCAACATCTATTTGAATGGGAAACCGATGACCGCAAAAGCTCTGCGCCAAAATAGCTTTTTGATTATGCAGGATGTAAATCATCAGTTGTTTGCAGAAAGCGTTTTATCAGAGGCAAAACTGGGAAATGATGTTGCGGGTGAAGCCGCTATGAGTGTACTAGCGCAAATGCAATTAGACTCCTTTGCCGAAATGCACCCAATGGCCCTATCTGGGGGGCAAAAGCAACGATTAGCGGTTGTGGATGGCTGTTTATGTCAGAAAAGTATTCTTATTTTTGATGAACCCACAAGCGGCCTTGACTTAGATAACATGGAAAGAGTCAGTCATATGATTCAGGGTTTAGCCGCGCAAGGAAAAATTGTGATTGTTATTACCCATGACATAGAATTCATCAATCATTTGGGTGCTGAAATCATATCTTAA
- a CDS encoding energy-coupling factor transporter transmembrane component T, with protein MNRIKHKGFDPRIGMILIVLSVVIVFSHPEVYTEWILMGSIFICMWLFDMRKAMVNLLVSYAFLFAIQLLLIPRVHVTLASILSIFIYFKMILPCSAMVALFVGTTPVRVLLEAFRRMHVPLPVSIAAVVSARYFPALKDDTLAIWGAMRLRNIKRLEQKVESLYVPLLMSAVNTGEELARSAVTRGIENPASKTSYITIKFRLRDALALLYFGGLTAFTIIRG; from the coding sequence ATGAATCGGATAAAGCACAAGGGTTTTGATCCACGAATCGGCATGATTTTAATTGTTTTGTCAGTAGTTATTGTGTTTTCACATCCAGAAGTATACACGGAATGGATTTTAATGGGCAGCATTTTTATTTGCATGTGGTTGTTTGATATGAGAAAGGCAATGGTTAATCTGCTGGTTAGCTATGCCTTTCTCTTCGCGATACAACTACTTTTGATCCCAAGAGTACATGTTACGCTCGCTAGTATTTTATCTATTTTTATTTACTTCAAAATGATACTGCCATGCAGTGCCATGGTGGCCCTTTTTGTGGGTACTACGCCAGTAAGAGTATTATTAGAAGCCTTTCGCAGGATGCATGTTCCGTTGCCTGTTTCCATAGCAGCTGTGGTTTCTGCCAGATACTTTCCCGCCCTAAAGGATGATACCCTTGCAATCTGGGGAGCTATGCGTCTTCGCAATATCAAGCGCTTGGAACAGAAGGTTGAAAGCCTCTATGTTCCACTATTGATGAGTGCCGTTAACACAGGTGAAGAGTTAGCAAGGTCTGCGGTTACCCGGGGGATTGAGAATCCTGCATCTAAAACTTCCTATATAACAATTAAGTTCCGCTTGAGAGATGCGCTGGCATTACTGTATTTTGGTGGACTGACGGCATTTACAATAATTCGGGGGTGA
- a CDS encoding MptD family putative ECF transporter S component — MSSELRSKLTTKDIVMASVLGVVCVAIRFIFMILGGIFPVAWFASHALDALFIGPVYMLIVAKTRHTGPIFIISLITGVIFTMASIYILISGIIAGFLAEICLRCGRFQKESWILLSYVIFSFGFIGDFYQLWVNKAAFLEYSANFGMNADYLAALDQLVSTSTILLIIASIAIGAIIGGLFGFKLMKKHFIKAGIAMGTK; from the coding sequence GTGAGTAGTGAATTACGCAGCAAATTAACAACAAAAGACATTGTTATGGCGTCGGTTTTAGGGGTGGTGTGTGTCGCTATCCGATTTATATTTATGATTCTGGGGGGGATTTTTCCGGTTGCATGGTTTGCCTCTCACGCTTTAGATGCGCTTTTCATCGGTCCGGTTTATATGCTAATTGTAGCAAAGACCAGACATACCGGTCCCATTTTTATTATTAGTTTAATTACCGGAGTTATTTTTACAATGGCATCCATATACATACTGATCTCCGGAATCATTGCAGGCTTTTTAGCTGAAATATGTTTAAGATGTGGCAGATTTCAAAAGGAGTCCTGGATTCTGTTGTCCTATGTGATTTTTTCCTTTGGCTTTATCGGTGATTTCTATCAACTTTGGGTCAATAAAGCTGCTTTCCTGGAATATTCCGCAAATTTCGGGATGAATGCCGATTACCTTGCGGCCCTTGACCAGTTGGTCTCCACTTCAACTATTCTGCTTATCATAGCGAGTATTGCCATTGGAGCTATAATAGGTGGACTATTTGGATTTAAGCTGATGAAGAAGCATTTTATAAAGGCAGGCATTGCCATGGGGACGAAATGA
- a CDS encoding helix-turn-helix domain-containing protein, giving the protein MQAIMNDILTKSSSLPGVTLRKGPDSNELILHTANGEGRMVFYTLFSGIHLAYINVEALSWPESDTNAECKPLLINYCVSGRSELLLVDNTYIYMKGKDLSVSKQTAQKEYIFPTKNYEGLKMYFDLDLIDKESKDLLQSFDIDMRKLEQIYCRNGKTYIVEGTNRVEGILKRIWDLSEHPSIFHMRMYVLELIDLLLKDPLYSLRPCTFYTGVQVEIAKKAENILITNLHKHYPIKKLAERFSISETSLKNYFRGVYGQNISVYLREYRMNKGAQLLAETQKPISEISAQIGYTNQGKFAALFKQQFNMTPLEYRRVKRLEKI; this is encoded by the coding sequence ATGCAAGCAATTATGAATGATATTTTAACGAAAAGCAGCTCACTTCCTGGGGTGACCCTTAGAAAAGGCCCAGACAGCAATGAACTCATCTTGCATACAGCAAATGGAGAGGGAAGGATGGTTTTTTATACTCTTTTTTCCGGAATACATTTAGCTTATATTAATGTTGAAGCTTTAAGCTGGCCCGAATCAGACACAAATGCTGAGTGTAAACCTTTACTGATTAATTATTGTGTCAGTGGACGAAGTGAATTGCTCTTAGTAGATAATACCTATATCTATATGAAGGGAAAGGATTTATCGGTTAGCAAACAAACCGCACAAAAAGAATACATTTTTCCAACCAAAAATTACGAAGGTCTAAAAATGTACTTTGATTTAGATTTAATTGATAAGGAGAGTAAAGACCTATTGCAATCTTTTGATATTGATATGAGAAAGCTTGAGCAGATTTATTGCAGAAATGGAAAAACCTATATTGTAGAAGGGACTAATAGAGTTGAAGGCATTCTCAAACGAATCTGGGATCTATCCGAACACCCCTCGATTTTTCATATGCGAATGTATGTGTTAGAATTAATCGATCTCTTGCTTAAAGACCCATTATATTCTTTAAGGCCTTGTACTTTTTATACAGGAGTTCAAGTTGAAATTGCAAAAAAAGCAGAAAACATTTTAATCACTAATTTGCATAAACATTATCCCATAAAAAAATTAGCAGAACGATTTTCAATCAGTGAAACAAGTTTGAAAAATTATTTTAGAGGCGTTTACGGGCAAAATATTTCAGTATATCTGCGTGAGTATCGAATGAATAAGGGCGCTCAACTCTTAGCTGAAACACAAAAACCAATTTCTGAAATATCCGCACAAATAGG